Below is a genomic region from Spartinivicinus marinus.
TCCGGTAAAAGTAAACCTGGCTAAAATTGAGTCGGGCCAACAAATTATCGCTGAGTGGCGAGGCAAGCCTGTGTTTGTGGTGCGACGCACCCCTGAGATTTTGGAAAATATAAAACAATTAAATAGCCGAGTGGCAGATCCAGAATCTACAGAAGAGTCTCAGCAGCCAAGCTATGCAAAAAATGAGTTCCGTTCTATTAAACCAGAAATTTTAGTTTTGGTTGGCCTTTGTACCCACCTAGGTTGTTCACCAAAGTTTTTTCCAGAAGTAAAACCAATGGAGTTTGATCAGGAGTGGAAAGGTGGTTACCACTGTCCTTGTCATGGCTCTAAGTTTGACCTGGCGGGAAGGGTGTTCAAAAGTGTACCGGCACCTATTAACCTACAAGTGCCGCCTTATTCATTTATCGATGATAATACCTTAATTATCGGTGTTGATGAGGAGAGCGCATAATGAAAGGCTTCATGGAATGGGTGGATGCACGCTTCCCCGCCACTA
It encodes:
- the petA gene encoding ubiquinol-cytochrome c reductase iron-sulfur subunit; the protein is MTNDGVNKGRRRFLVAATSVVGAAGAVGAAVPFIASWNPSAKAKAAGAPVKVNLAKIESGQQIIAEWRGKPVFVVRRTPEILENIKQLNSRVADPESTEESQQPSYAKNEFRSIKPEILVLVGLCTHLGCSPKFFPEVKPMEFDQEWKGGYHCPCHGSKFDLAGRVFKSVPAPINLQVPPYSFIDDNTLIIGVDEESA